The Naumannella cuiyingiana DNA window ACCTGGATCTTGATCCAGCGCTGCACCCCGTCCAGCTGGATGGATCCTTGCCCGTTGGGCAGCTTTTGGATGTATCCGGGTCGGAGGATGAACCGCAGCGGCTGTTTGGGGTCCTTCGGGTTCATGATCTGGGTCATGCCGCGGGTGTCGAGCGAGTAGACGCTCTGGGGTTGGCCGGTCTCGGCGGTGGGCTTGCCCGACCAGGCGTTCAGGAACAGTTGGGGATTCAACGCGTCGGGGAACACCGAGCGGGGCCCGGAGCCGTCCACGTAGGCGCTGGGCAGGAAGAACCCTTCAAAGCCGAGTTTGCGAGGCCTGGCGTCGGGCGCACTGATCGCCCCAGCGGAGGTGAAGTTGCCGTCCTGCGGCAGGAAGATGACAGGACCGGAGGAGACGACGTTGCCGTCGCCGTCCTTCACCGTCACGATCGGTGCGTATCCCCAGGCGATCAGGTGGACCTTTTCGCCGCCGGCCAGGTTGAGCGGATGGTTGACCCGCAAGGTTTCCTGGCGGGGCTTGTCTCCTGGACGGTCGGTGACAGTGACTGCGGCGTTGAACTCCCGCGCGGCCCCTCGCTGGACGTTGCCGGTCTCGAACTTCACGTCGAAGCTGTCGACCTTGATGCTGAAGGGGGTCAGAGACGATTGCCGGAACAGCGGGCCGGCCTTGAAGTCGTCGTATTGCACCAGGTCATTGGTGAAGCTTTCGCCTCCCACGACCAGCGCCCGGTCGCCGCGGAAGCTGGTCAGCCAGACCACGGCCACGCCGAGCAGCAAGAAGACCAGGCTGATGTGGAAGGCGAGGTTGCCCGCCTCTCGCAGGTAGCCCCGCTCGGCCGCCAGTGACCCGTCGGGGTGCTGGGTGACCCGGTACCGCCTGCTTCGCAGGTTGTCGCGCAGCCGGCGCAGGATGGCAGCATCGGTCGGGGCCGCGCTGTCGCCGGCTTCGGCTGCGGTCAGGTCGGCGGAGGCGTAGGCGGGCAGACGATGCAGGTATCGCGGTGTGCGGGGCGGCTGTGCTCGCACGGCCCGGAGATAGACCCCGGCCCGGGGGATGATGCAGCCGATCAGGCTGATGAACAGCAGGATGTAGATCGCGGAGAACCAGGGCGAGGTGTAGACGTTGAAGAGTCCGACCTTGTCATAGATCGGTCCCAGCGTCTTGTGCTGGTCGAGGAAGGACTTGACTCGCACCGGCGATATGTTCTGCTGCGGCACCAACGATCCGGGCACCGCGGCCAGTGCCAGCAGGAACAGCAACGCCAGCGCCGTCCGCATGGTGATCAACTGCGTCCACAGGAACCGCAGCCCGCCGAGGAATCCGATCACCGGCGCATTGGAGGAAGTCCTGCGAGTGGCGGGTTCGGTGGTTGCGATGCCCGCCGCGTCGGGATCGGCTCGCGGGCCAGGTGCGGCATCGGATCTGCTGGTGGGGCGGAGATCATTCATTGGCGTCGAAGGCGAAGCTCGAGGGCGGATTGTCGGTCGCGTTCCGGGGGCCGTAGATCAGTGAGATCTGGCGTCGCTCGCCGAGTTCGATCGTGGCGGGGTCGCCGGTGAACGGTTTGCCGTCCACGTAGGCGCGCAGGCTGTCGGTCTTGTTGTTGGTCAGGCCGCCGATGCCTTGGCCGTCGAGTCGCACGTCCCACTCGGCGAACAGCTGTCCGAGGGTGTATTTGCCGTCGGTCTTGTGTGACTCGACGTGCAGGACGCCGCGTTCGTCGTGGGTGTGCAGCTCCGACATCGAGCCGGTCTTCGCGTCGACGCCGATTGCTCCCGGTAACGCGAGCGGCTGGCCGTTGACGGTGATGTCCAGATGGGAGTGGAAGTGCGCGGCGGTGCCTTCCATGTTCGATGCCTGCAGACCGGCGGCCTCGGCCAGGCGGCCCGGATCGGCCGGGAGCCCCCACGGCGGCAGATCGCTTCGCCCCTTGGTGCCGGCCACCGGCCCAGCGGCGTTGGGTGCTGATAGTTGCCGGGCCACCAGCCAAATGCCGATGCCGAGGGCACCGGCGACGATGACCGCGGTGACCCCGACCAGGAAACGCCGCCGCGTTCGGGCGCGGGCCTCCTGCCGTTTCATCTCTGCCAACCGGGCGCGGGCGCGCGCGGATCCGGGTTCGCGATTGGTCGATGCACCGTGTCGATGCTTGTTCTTCGATCGCTTCTGATTCACGTTCCTGTTTCCTGTCGTGCTGGAGAGTCTGAGGAGCTTGTCTGACTGCTCAACCGGGCGCGCAGTGATCAAGCCGGGTGTGCAATTGATGGGCCGAGGAGCGGGACGAATTGCTGGGGCTCACCGCAGCCTGCTCATGGCCCGGGCGGGTGGGGTCAGATCCGAAGAATCGACAGCTCTATGAGACTGGGAGCCGGTCGGCGACGCCAATGTGCGACGGCTCCGATGGCCGATCCGATGCTGCGGGCTCGGCAATGCCACCATCGACCGGGGGTTCGCCCACGAACGATCACGGCCACCGCCAGCAAGACGATGGTCATGACGCAGCCAGCGGCGGCGATGCAGCCCATCGGACCGGTCGGTCGGTCATGCGATGAAGCCGCCAACGAAGGGGGCGCGCAGCTGGGACAGCCGCTCAACGGTTGTCGAGTTGCTGGATGTCGACCGGGTGGGTTGCTTGCCGTGACTGGAGCATGAATCGGCTGCGCGTCGGGTGGCACGCGGTGCACCGACGAATTGCTCGGCGGCACGGGTTCGGCTGACGTCAACACCATCGGGTGCATCAGCGCGAGGCTGACCAGCAGGGCGAGGCCGGTCGCGCGGGAGACGCTCATTCCTCCGACACCTCCGGGCTGGCGAGCTCGCTTTCCCAGAGCTGGAAGTCGTCAGAGGTGTCTTCGGTGCTGCCATCCGCCCTCCGCAACCAGATCATCGACACGGCGCAGACGGTCAACAGCGTCGCGATCGACGCCACAGTGACGGCACCGCGACGCCAAAGGTCCACAAGTAGCAGGCAGGCGCTCCAGGCTCCGGCCACCTGGAGCAACCCGGGAAACACTCGTGCAGAAGGGCGCGTCCGTACGCAGCCCAGGCCGGTCGCCACCATCAGAACCGCGGTGCAGATCAGGCTACTCACGATCATCATCACGCTCCTGCCGCTCTCGACCGGCGGGCGCGGCCACGCCCGACCGTCGCCGTGAGGCAGCCGCTCAGCGCGAGGAGTGCGAGGCCACGCTCCAGCCAGGGGGCGATCCGCACCGCCGGGGTGATGTTGGTGCGCAGCGGCATCGTCACCACGGTCGAGGCGGCGGTGCGCTCACGGGACTTCCACTGCGCACGGCCGTCCCGGCCGATGAAGCCGGAGACTCCGTTGGTGGTGGCGACGGCGATCTCGCGGCGGGTCTCCATCGCTCGTGCCCGGGTGATGGCGAACTGCTGGTCGACCTGGCCGGTCCCGACGTAGGTCGCATTGTTGCTCTGGACCAGGAAGAGCTGCGCACCGCCGGTGATCACGTCGTAGATCGTGTCGTCGTAGGCCAGCTCGAAACAGATCGCATCCCCCACGATGACCGGCTGCTCCGGGCCGCCGGCCAGGCGGAGGGGGACCGGGAGTGCGCCGGGCCGGGTGCCTGGCACCGACTGTGCTCCGACCAGCTTCAAGATCGGGAACAACGGCAGCAGTCGGTCACGGAAGGGGATCCACTCGCCGAACGGGACCAGGTTGCGCTTGTCGTAGCGGGCCACGATGCCCCGGCGGGGGTCCCACCACAGGCCGCTGGTCTGCCGCTGGTCGACGCCGGGGCCGGCCATCACCGCCCCGGCGAAGATGGGAACCCCGGCAAGCTCGGTCGCGGACTGCAGCTGGTCGCGCGTGATCGGGTCAACGGTCGGGTCGATGTCGGTGGAGTTCTCCGGCCACAGAACGAAGTCGGGCCGGGCGATCCGTCCCTGGTCTGCGGCGTTGATCAGTCGGCGGGTCTCCCGGACATGGTTCGCGGTCACGGTGCGCATCCGGCCCAGCGCTTCGATCCCTTTCCCCGGAACGTTGCCCTGGACTATGCCCACACGAGCCTTCTGTGCAGGGGCCGGCGGGCCGGGATTCCACCCGGACAGGGCCAAACCCGTGCCCATCACGATCGACCAGGTCGCCAATGCCGGTAGCGCTGTCCGGGCCACCATGCTGCGTGTCAGCGGTCCGTGCGACCGCCGTGCCCGGATGATCTCGATCGCCAGCCAGCCGACGCACTGGGCCAGCAGAGCCACCGCGAACGACACACCTACGGTGCCGATGAAGGGCAGCAGTCCGGCCAGCGGGGCATCCACTGCGGTGTAGGCCAGACGGGTCCAGCCGAAGCCGCCGAACGGATAGCGCGCGTAGACGTACTCGACGCCGACCCAGGCAGCAGCGGCGATCACCGGCCAGGACCGGAGCCGCCCGATGATCGCCAGCGCGAGGCCGAGCAGCCCGAAGAAGACGGCCTCGAATCCGATCAGGCCCACCACACCCAGGTAGGCGGCCGCGCCGCCGCCGACGATCACCCGGACCCAGCCGATCGCCACCAGGAGCAGCGCCACCCCGAACACGTATCCGACCGCGAACCCGCGCCGAGGCGGAACCGCGTGAACAGCCACCGACAGTCCCGCGACGCCGAGGAAGCCCAGCGGCCACAGTGCGTACGGCTGAAACGCGAACCCGACTGCCAACCCGGACAACGCGGCCAAGACCAGCCGACCCAGCGACTGAATTATCTGACCGCCGCGGCCCCGGGTGGATGAGGAATCCACGCAGGTCACAGAAATGTCGGTAGCAGCATCGTCAACGTGACAGGCGGCACCGCGGGTGGAAGTCGCGTCATCGCGTCGGTAGATCACCGCGGACCCCCGCCGGCACGCTCGGCTGTGCCGGAGTCGTGCTCCGGCGTGGTGGGGTGATCGAGCGCGGATGGCTCTGATTGGTCCAACGCAGCGAAGGAATCGGAAGCGGGGACGGGCGGCGTTTCACCAGCTCTGCTGCCCGGCCGCTCGCCGACGACCGACCGGTCACCCTCGACGACCAGCTCCCGGCCGGGCTTGTTGCGGAGCAGCCAGAGCAAGCAGAGCAGGGCGGCCAGGAAGACGATGCCCGAGACGTAGTCGTTGAGCCGGAACGGGCCGAGGTGATGCGCGGGGTCGATGCGCAGGCTCTCCACCCATGCTCTGCCGGCGGTGTAGAACATCACGTAGAGCATGAACGCCTTGCCGTGGCCCAGCCGGAACCGACGGTCGAGCGCAATCACCGCGATCGCCACCGCGACGTCCCAGATCAGCTCGTACAGGAACGTCGGGTGGAAGGTGGCGTACTGCTCGTAGCCGACGGGCCGGTACTGCGGGTCGATCTTCAGCGCCCATGGCAGGGTGCTCGGCCGACCGAAGAGTTCCTGGTTGAACCAGTTGCCCAGTCGGCCGACGGCCTGCGCGATGGCCACCCCCGGGGCGAGAGCGTCGGCGAGCGCCCAGAATCTGATCCGGCGTCGGCGCGCGACCAGGTAGCCGCCGAACGCTCCGAGCGCGACACCGCCCCAGATGCCCAGGCCGCCGTCCCAGATGAAGAACGCTCGATACCAGGTGCGGCCCGGTCCGAAGTAGAGCTGGTAGTCGGTGATCACGTGGTAGAGGCGGGCTCCGACGATGCCGAACGGAACCGAAACCAGGGCGACGGTCTCGACCGCGTCGCGGCTGCCGCCTCGGGCGATCCACCGTCGGGTGGCGACGATCGTGCCGATGATCACGCCCGCGATGATGCACAGCGCGTATGCCCGGATCGGGAGTCGCCCGAACAGCAACCATTCCCTCCACGGAGGGCTCGGAATGAAGAACAACGGGAGCGTGTGACCGATCATTGAGCCGATGCCTCCCCGATGTCGCTGCAGCCCTGCACGCATGCGAGCAGGACGTGGTGCCGGCTTGGACCGCTGTCGTGCATCGTCCGAAGACGGACGGACCCGGTGTCCCGGTGCCCGTGGATGCGTACCGATGTCAAGGGCATTGCCGTTGGCGTGTGGGGGTGCATACTTCTGCCTTGCTGTCAGTGCCGGTTTCGGGACATGTGGTGCGGCAATCTGTGAGCGGGATCAGTGATGGCCACGGTTCCCGGATCCAGGCCGGTGGGTGCGCGCGCCGATGACGACCCCGCCGGCAATGGCGAGAAGGCCTGCGGCTGGGTAGCCGAGCAGCAGGTCCTGCCAGCCCATGGCCAGTGGGATCGGTCGCCATCCCAGGTGCGCGAGCCAGTGCGTGATGCCCATCACCACCGCTAGCACGACGAGGATCCACCCGACGACGCGGCGCGGAGTCCACACGCGCAGTTGGCGGTTCATCTCGCGTTGGCGTTGCTTTCGACGACGTTCTTCGGGAGTGCTGTTGCTGCCTGGTTGCTTCATCAGATCACCGTCACGAATCCGCTGATGGATTGTCGGAGCGCACCGATCACGTTGGTCCACAGGCCGGTGGCCATCAGCAGGCCGACTATGATCATGGAGATACCGCCGATGCGCATGATCAACTGCTGCCGGTTCCGCAGGGCGCGGGCGGCCGTGCTGATCTTGTTGAACGCGATCGCCGCGGCGATGAACGGGATGCCGAGTCCGAGCGTGTAGGCGATGGCCAGCCACGCCCCTTTGGCTGCGGTCGCCTGACTCATCGCCATGGTCAACACGACCCCGAGGGTCGGCCCGATGCACGGCGTCCAGCCCAGCCCGAACACGAAGCCGATCAGCGGGGCCGCGAGAAGCCCGAAGCGAGGCAGCCAACTGAGTCGCAGGTCGCGCTGGGCGAAGCGGAGGAGGCCAGTGAAGGCCAGTCCGAGCCCGATCATGATCACGCCCATGACGCGGGTGAGCGGGTCCTGCCAGGTGATGAACCTGCTGCCCAGCAGCCCGGCCAGTGACGCGCTCGCAACGAAGACCACGCCGAACCCGGCGACGAACAGGCTGCTGCCCATCAAGGTCCGTCCCAGACGCATCCGTGAGCCGCCGGCGACGAGGTCGGCGGCAGACATGCCAGTGGCGTAGGAGATGTAGCCAGGCAACAGCGGGATGACGCAGGGGGAGAAGAACGACACCAAACCGGCGAGGAAGGCGACCGGGAGGGCCACCGGCATCGACCCGCTCACCGACTGTGTCGCCCATGCGGCCAGTTGATCAAGCATTGCCGCTCACCTGCCGTCGGCGGTGTCGTTGACCAATTGGATCAGGGTGTCGCGATCGACAGGGCCCGTGATTCGGGCCGCGCTGCGCTGTTGCTCGTCGATCACCAACGTTGTCGGGATGGCGGTGGTCGACAGTTGCCCGGAGAACTTGACCAGCTGCTGCCCCTCGGGGTCGAAAATGCTCGGATACGGCATCTTGACGGCACGGCTGAACGCCCGCGCGGCATCGCGCTGGTCCCTGATGTTGAGACCGACGAAGCGGGCGACCTCGTCCGTGCTGCGGCTGGCAGCGGCCAGGTCGGGTGCCTCCTTGCGGCAGGGGCCGCACCAAGAGGCCCAGACATTGATCACCACGACCCTGCCCGGATGCCTCGTGGTCGCGGTCCCCGATCCCATGACCTTGGGCCCTTCAGCAACGGCGGTTCGTTGCCGGTCGGACGGCTTGAACAGAACCAGTCCCGGATCGGGGACTGCTCCGCGACTGGTGCCACCAGTCGGGGATGCACCGGCACCAGTGCTGCAGGCCGAAGTAACGAGAAGAAGAGCGGCCGAGGCGGCCGCGACAACGACACGCCGGGCCTTTACCGGGCCGGGCTTGACGAGATGAAGCATTTGGGATCTCCGAATACGGGCACACCGATGCCGAACACCGAACGCGAGCGGGTTCGCGCGAACAGGGGGCAGCCGACGGTGCGCCAGCTGAACGTGGCGATGCACGCAGGGAACAGCGCGGGCGTCTCGCCGCGACATGGGCGGTAGAGGGTCGCGCTATGGAAGTCAACCGCAGCGGGAGAGGCTGTGCCTCCCCTTCATCGATCAGGTCAGACTGATCCCGAACATGAGTGGAGATCGAGCCGCTGGCATGTAGCGCACGGAGGAGACCTGCGGGACCTGGGTCGCCATCCGCGGCAGGATGCGGATCACCGATGTGCCGGGTCGACGGAGCCTCCAGCTCACCAGGACTACCATCAGGGCGATCATGCATGCCGCGGCGAGAAGTGGGCAGCTGCCGTCGCCGGGTCCGTGGTCGGAGCCGGAGGACGGCGTCATCGAGAAACCGCCGCTCACCTGGGCTGCGGGAACAGGCGGCGACACGGACGCCACCCCCACGGTCTGCCAGCCGTGATCAACCGCTTGGCCTTCCTCGGTCAGGACTTGCCGATGCACCGCCGGGCTGACAGCTTCGACATGCGGCGTCGCCGACTTCTGGCCGGATTGAACGGTGACTGCCGCCCCGAACACGATTGCGACGGCAGCGACGAGGACGACGATCCAGCCCAGGAATCGGCTGGATGTCAGGCTCGGGCGCACGCGCACAGGCACACCGTACCTCAGATGGAGACTAATCAGTCGCGCTGCGGCGAGGCCGAGCTAAACGCAAGCTGAGTGTAGGAGCAGCGGCAGGGTGTCCATCGGGACGTGCCCGGGAGAAGAAGGCCACCGGCAGCGCCACGGGCATGTCCCCGCTCACCGCCGGGGCTCCAGCCTCCGTTCGATTCCAGCACCTCCCTTGCCCGTCCGGCACTCATCGGGGCGTCGGCTATTTGCCGTTGGCGGTGTCGGTGATGAGCGCGACGAGGGTGTCGCGGTCGACCGGGCCGGTGATCCGGGCTGCGCTGCGCCGGTCGCGGTCGATCACCAGGGTGGTCGGGATCGCTGTGGTCGACAGCTGGCCGGAGAACCTGACGAGCTGCTTGCCCTCGGGGTCGAAGATGCTCGGGTAGGGGGTCTTGAAGGCGCGGGTGAAGGCCTGCGCGGCTTCGCGGTCGTCGCGGATGTTGAGGCCGACGAACCGGGCCGTCTTGGCCGTGTCACGGCTCGCGGCGGCGAGGTCGGGAGCCTCCTTGCGGCAGGGCCCGCACCAGGACGCCCACACGTTGACCACGACCACCTTGCCGGGATGGTCGGTGGTCACGTTCTCGCCGGTCATGACGTCCGGCCCTCCGGCGGTCGAGGCGGGCTTGCGCTGGCCGGGTTGATAGAGCTGCACACCGGAGGCCGGCCCGGCGGAGCCGCCGTCCTTCGACGGCGAGGCGGAGTCGATGGACTTCGTGCAGCCCGCGGCCAGCGTCACGCTCAGCACGACGGCGGCCAGCGCAACGGTCCGGGCCGCGGTCTGTGGTCCTCTCGCTGGCATCGTCTACTCGCCCTGCTCGAAGGCGTAGCTGGCCGCCGGGTCGTCGGTGGCGTCTCGCGGCCCGTAGACCAGTGAGATCTGCCGGTGGGCGGTGAGCTGGATCGTGGCGGGGTCTCCCTGGAATCGCTTCCCGTCGACGTAGGCGCGCAGGCTGTCGGTGTTGCTGTTGTCCAGTCCGCCGATGCCTTCGGCGTCGAGGCGGACCTGCCACTCGGTGAAGACCTGGCCGAGGGTGTAGCGGCCGTCGGCGGTGGGGGCCTCGACGTGCAGCACGCCGCGTTCGTCGTGGGTGTGGAGCTCCGACATCTGGCCGCTAGCGGGGTCGACGCCGATGTTGGCCGGCACGGCGATGGGCTGCCCGTTGACGCTGATGTCGAGGTGGGAGTGGAAGTGGGCCGCCGTTCCCTCCATCGGGCCGACTCGGAGGCCGGCGGCCTTCGCCGCGTCAGAGGTGTTGGCGGGCAGCGACCATGGCGGCAGGTCCCGACGCCCCGCGGCGGCGGCCGACCCGCCGGAGGGGTCGCCGGATCCTCCGCCTTGGAGGCTGGCGATGACCACCGCTCCGGCGGCGACGGCCAGCACCACGACGGCGATCGCGGCACCCGTGATCAGCCGTCGAGTCCGGCGGGCCTTGGCCTCCTGGAGCTGCATCTGCCGCAGCCGGTCCCGCGCGGACCGGCTGCTGGCCGTACGCCCGCCGGTCGAGCGCTGCGATGGCAACGATTTCGAAGACTTAGTGGATGATTTCTGGTTCTTGGTCATGGGTCTCTCAGCTGGGATGGTCGACGGCCACCGGGGAAGACGTGCCCGACGTCGCCGAGGATGCATGGACCGCTCAACTCCAGCCGGTGGGGTCGTCGCGAGTTGTCAAAGGAGTCGTCAGAGAATGGACTCCGGGGCGTCGCGAGCGTCGCGGGTCGGCACACCCGCCCACAGGTTCCGTGGTTACTTGCCGGGTCCGTGGTTACTTGCCGGTTCTCCGGCTGGGAACGGCCACGGCTGCATGTCTGCTGCCCCGAAACGGGCGCGGATGGACCTGCGACCGGCTCAGGTGCGACTGATCGACAGCTCGGCGAGGCTCAGCGGAGGGCGAGCCCAGCAGCGGAGGACCAACGATTCAATGAGAGTGCGCCGTGCTGGGCGCGGAAGCGACCAGCCGCCTCCGCGGGCTGCCGGCCGCAGGCTTCCGATCCCGACCAGCAGCACCAGCAGGATCAGGCAGCCCGCTGCGACGCAGTCCATCGGCCCCGGGGACGGGCTCGCCGGCGAGCCGCAGTCCGCGCCGCAGCCCGACGCCATGCCCATCCCGGAGGACACGGTCCCCATGGACAGGGGGTCGGCGGCCGCGGCCGCCTGCTGGTCACCGACGTTCTTGGTCGAGAACTGGCCGTGGACCACAATGGGAGCGCTGTTCGCCGGGGAATGACCGGTCGCCATCTCGGCAGCGCCCGCACCGGCGGCGACGGTGCCCAGTGACGCAGACATCGAGAAATGGTCAGCGGCGCGAGCCGGCGGCTGCAGCATCAGCAGAGCTGCGACGGTGAGGACCGCGAGCACCGGCGAGAAGCGGCGCGCGATGCTCAGGAAACGCTGCACTGCCTTCCCGCCTTCCGCTCGATTCGGTGGCCCCAGAGTGCCGCGGAGCACGCCGCGGCCCCGGACAAGTATTCGGCAAACACCGGCGACATGCCAATCCGACCCGGGAGCTGACCGCCAGACCCCGCTCTGGCCGAGGCCAGTGCGACTGCTGCGAGCACGGCTCCCGCTGCCAGGCCAGCCGGTGCGAGGCCGACGACGCGGCCCGCACCCGCCGGTCGAAAGGCCCCGTGCACAGTCGGGTCGCCGAAGAGAATGCCCTCGGGCGTCAGTGCTGGTCCTCGGGTCCCAGCCCGGCGACGAGGTTGAACGCGCCGGTGAGGATGTTGAGCGCGACGACGCCGACGACGTCGGCGATCGCGCGGTCGCTGTAGCCGAACGCGCGGAGCTCGGCGATCTGCTCGTCGGTGACGGAGGTCGGTTCCCGATAGACCTGCAGCCCGAGCCGGATGATCGCCGAGATGGCGGGATCGCTCGACGTGCCCTGGTGGGCGAGGCTGATCTCCTCCTCGGCGACGCCCAGGGAGCGGGCGGCCGCGACGTGGGCGTCGAGGCACAGGCCGCAGCCCTGCTGCGCCTGCACGGCGATGGAGATCAGCTCGCTGATCCTCCGGTCGAGCTTGGCGCGGCGCATGGCCCGGCTCAGCTGCAGGTAGCCGCCGAGGACGGCCGGGGAGTGGGCCATCGTGGAGACCATGTCGCCCACGGTGCCGTGGCGCTCGACGAGCTCGCCGAGCAGGTCCCGGGACGAGCCGACGGCGGTCTCGGCGGTCAGCGGGTCGAAACGGGGCATGGGTCCCTCTCCTTGGTGTGCGCGGGTGCGCTGCTCGTCGAGCCTCAGGACCGGACGAGCCGGTTGATCGCGTCGGTGGCTTCCTGGATCTTGGCGATGGCCGCGCCGTCGTCGCCGAGCTTGGCGGCGTCGAGGACGCAGTGCTTGAGGTGGTCGTCGAGCAATCCGGTCGCGACGCCCTGCAGAGCTCGGGTGAGCGCCGAGACCTGGGTGAGGATGTCGATGCAGTACTTCTCCTCGTCGATCATCTTGGCGATGCCGCGGGCCTGGCCCTCGATGCGCTTCATGCGCGCCAGGTAGCGGTCCTTGTCGCTGATGTAGCCGTGCTGGTGTGCACCGGCGTCGGCCCCGGTGGCGGGGCTGACGGTGCCGATGCCGTCTGTGGTGGTGTCGAGTGTCATGGGCGTGTCCTTCACTTCTGGCGCTCCAGGACGGAGCGGGTGCTGGCTTCGGGGGTGAGGTCGATGCGCCGCAGCAGCTGGGCGTTGAGGGCGACGACGACGGTGGACAGCGACATCAGGATCGCCCCGACCGACATCGGCAGCACGAATCCGACAGGTGCGAGGACGCCGGCTGCCAGCGGCACGGAGACGAGGTTGTAGCCGGCGGCCCACCACAGGTTCTGCTTCATCTTCCGGTAGGCGGCCTTCGACAGCTGGATGACCGAGAGCACCGAGCGCGGGTCGGAGCTGGCCAGGATGACCCCGGCCGAGGCGATGGCGACGTCGGTGCCCGCGCCGATAGCGATGCCGACGTCGGCCTGGGCCAGCGCCGGGGCGTCGTTGACGCCGTCGCCGACCATGGCCACCTTCTTGCCCTCGTGCTGCAGCTGGGCGACCTTCGCCGACTTGTCCTCGGGACGGACGCCGGAGAAGACGCGGTCGATGCCGAGTTCCCGTCCGACCTCGTTCGCCACGGCCTCGGCGTCGCCGGTGATCATGACGACCTCGACGCCGAGCCGGTGCAGGGCGTCGACGGCGTCGCGGGACTCCGGACGGACCTCGTCGGCCAACTTCAGCCCGCCGACCACCTGCCCGTCGCGCAGGACGTGCAGGATGATCGCGCCCTCGCCGCGCCAGGCGTCGGCCGCGTCGATCTCGGACTGTCCGGTCTCCTCGAGCAGCCGGGGCCCGCCGACGCGGACCTCGTGGCCGGCCACGGTCGCGGTGACGCCTACGGCGGGCGAGGAAGTGAAGCCGCTGCCGGGCTCGAACGCGAGGCTGCGGTCCTTGGCGGCGGCGACGATGGCCCGGGCGAGCGGGTGCTCGCTGTCGGCCTCGGCCGAGGCTGCCAGGGCGAGCACCTGGTCGGCGTCCAGGTCTCCGGTCGGCTCGACGCCGGTGACGGTGGGCTCGCCCCTGGTCAGGGTGCCGGTCTTGTCGAACAGCACGGCGTCGACCTGACGCATGGACTCCAGCGCCAGCCGGTCCTTGACCAGGACGCCGCCGCGGGCGGCGCGCTCGGTGGCGATGGAGACGACCAGCGGGATCGCCAGGCCGAGGGCGTGGGGGCAGGCGATCACGAGGACGGTGATGGTGCGCACGACCGCGTCGTCGGGGGACCCGGCCAGCGTCCAGACGGTCGCGGTGATCAGAGCCGCTCCGAGGGCGAACCAGAACAGCCACGCGGCGGCGCGGTCGGCGATGCGCTGGGCACGGGAAGACGAGCTCTGCGCCTCGGCGACGAGCCGGTTGATGCCGGCCAGGGCCGTGTCGTCCCCGGTGGCCGTGATCTCCACCCGCAGGCCGGAGTCGGTGGCCACCGTGCCGGCGATGACCGGGTCGCCCTCGCCGCGGGCGACCGGCCGGGACTCGCCGGTGATCATCGACTCGTCCATGTCGGCGCGGCCGTCGACGACGGTGCCGTCGGCGGGGATGCTGCCGCCGGGGCGGACGATGACGACGTCCCCGACGCGCAGCTCGGCCGGCGCGACCTTCACGACGTCGTCGCCCTCGACGCGCTCGGCCTCGTCGGGCAGGAGCGCGGCCAGGGAGTCCAGCGCGGAGGTGGTCTGGGCCAGGGAGCGCATCTCGATCCAGTGCCCCAGCAGCATGATCACGATCAGCAGCGCCAGCTCCCACCAGAACTCCAGCTCGTGGTCGACCAGCCCGAGGGTGGCGGCCCAGGACGCGAAGAACGCCACGGTGAT harbors:
- the resB gene encoding cytochrome c biogenesis protein ResB — translated: MRTALALLFLLALAAVPGSLVPQQNISPVRVKSFLDQHKTLGPIYDKVGLFNVYTSPWFSAIYILLFISLIGCIIPRAGVYLRAVRAQPPRTPRYLHRLPAYASADLTAAEAGDSAAPTDAAILRRLRDNLRSRRYRVTQHPDGSLAAERGYLREAGNLAFHISLVFLLLGVAVVWLTSFRGDRALVVGGESFTNDLVQYDDFKAGPLFRQSSLTPFSIKVDSFDVKFETGNVQRGAAREFNAAVTVTDRPGDKPRQETLRVNHPLNLAGGEKVHLIAWGYAPIVTVKDGDGNVVSSGPVIFLPQDGNFTSAGAISAPDARPRKLGFEGFFLPSAYVDGSGPRSVFPDALNPQLFLNAWSGKPTAETGQPQSVYSLDTRGMTQIMNPKDPKQPLRFILRPGYIQKLPNGQGSIQLDGVQRWIKIQVGDSPGAPITIVAIGTAVLGLSFSLFIRPRRIWARIRRVDGHNLLEIAGLDRADARTGLTEDVEALVNSLDLQTSSRNQTPPGHGNEPAEPDPTTDNQSPKETA
- the lnt gene encoding apolipoprotein N-acyltransferase — encoded protein: MIYRRDDATSTRGAACHVDDAATDISVTCVDSSSTRGRGGQIIQSLGRLVLAALSGLAVGFAFQPYALWPLGFLGVAGLSVAVHAVPPRRGFAVGYVFGVALLLVAIGWVRVIVGGGAAAYLGVVGLIGFEAVFFGLLGLALAIIGRLRSWPVIAAAAWVGVEYVYARYPFGGFGWTRLAYTAVDAPLAGLLPFIGTVGVSFAVALLAQCVGWLAIEIIRARRSHGPLTRSMVARTALPALATWSIVMGTGLALSGWNPGPPAPAQKARVGIVQGNVPGKGIEALGRMRTVTANHVRETRRLINAADQGRIARPDFVLWPENSTDIDPTVDPITRDQLQSATELAGVPIFAGAVMAGPGVDQRQTSGLWWDPRRGIVARYDKRNLVPFGEWIPFRDRLLPLFPILKLVGAQSVPGTRPGALPVPLRLAGGPEQPVIVGDAICFELAYDDTIYDVITGGAQLFLVQSNNATYVGTGQVDQQFAITRARAMETRREIAVATTNGVSGFIGRDGRAQWKSRERTAASTVVTMPLRTNITPAVRIAPWLERGLALLALSGCLTATVGRGRARRSRAAGA
- the lgt gene encoding prolipoprotein diacylglyceryl transferase produces the protein MIGHTLPLFFIPSPPWREWLLFGRLPIRAYALCIIAGVIIGTIVATRRWIARGGSRDAVETVALVSVPFGIVGARLYHVITDYQLYFGPGRTWYRAFFIWDGGLGIWGGVALGAFGGYLVARRRRIRFWALADALAPGVAIAQAVGRLGNWFNQELFGRPSTLPWALKIDPQYRPVGYEQYATFHPTFLYELIWDVAVAIAVIALDRRFRLGHGKAFMLYVMFYTAGRAWVESLRIDPAHHLGPFRLNDYVSGIVFLAALLCLLWLLRNKPGRELVVEGDRSVVGERPGSRAGETPPVPASDSFAALDQSEPSALDHPTTPEHDSGTAERAGGGPR
- a CDS encoding cytochrome c biogenesis CcdA family protein, encoding MLDQLAAWATQSVSGSMPVALPVAFLAGLVSFFSPCVIPLLPGYISYATGMSAADLVAGGSRMRLGRTLMGSSLFVAGFGVVFVASASLAGLLGSRFITWQDPLTRVMGVIMIGLGLAFTGLLRFAQRDLRLSWLPRFGLLAAPLIGFVFGLGWTPCIGPTLGVVLTMAMSQATAAKGAWLAIAYTLGLGIPFIAAAIAFNKISTAARALRNRQQLIMRIGGISMIIVGLLMATGLWTNVIGALRQSISGFVTVI
- a CDS encoding TlpA family protein disulfide reductase: MLHLVKPGPVKARRVVVAAASAALLLVTSACSTGAGASPTGGTSRGAVPDPGLVLFKPSDRQRTAVAEGPKVMGSGTATTRHPGRVVVINVWASWCGPCRKEAPDLAAASRSTDEVARFVGLNIRDQRDAARAFSRAVKMPYPSIFDPEGQQLVKFSGQLSTTAIPTTLVIDEQQRSAARITGPVDRDTLIQLVNDTADGR